In Quercus robur chromosome 11, dhQueRobu3.1, whole genome shotgun sequence, the sequence GTCACAGTTTGTATGAGTGTTTAGATTTTTAAGAATATGCTTTGTTTATTAAGgttgtattcattttttattcctaTTGCCATGTGATAGTATATTACATCTCTCTTCCAAGTTAGACTttatcctctctcttttttttgggaattaggtgccaaataattcattaaaaaaattaaaatataggaaaattgtacttttttcttgctttcctCTATAGTGCTGCCAATTCATTGTTTATTTCTTATCAACACATCTCATCTCAAGATTCTCAACATAGTCTAACAAAATTGTCAGTTTTTGTATGAGTGTTTAGATTTTTAAGGATGTGCTTtgatctacaacatttttacaacaaatcttaagtggcaagttgttactaattgttaattgttattgttggggtaaaaaagtaattttagtgttaggttcaaatttgaaccaataacaactaactacttatgatttgttgtaaaaatgttgtggacgtagtaCCTCTGTTTTAAGAATATGCTTTGTTTATTAAGGTTGTGTACATTTTTTATTCCTATTGCTATGTGATAGTATATTACATCTCTCTTCCAAGTTAGATTTTATCCTCTCTTTATTTTGGGAATTAGGTGCCAaataatccattaaaaaaattaatatctaggaaaattttaataatgtgAATGATAATAAGTTGATAGTGCTTAAAATAATAGTCAAAATTTTGTTTCCTTGTGTGTGAATAAAATCCATAAAGTTGAGTAAAAATTGATGAAGTGCATTCTATGAAAGATTATCATATCATCTGAAATAATTTTGATGTGAAATATTTTGTGTGTggatattattatatatgtctGTGGTGAATTAGATAGCTTTTATATATTCATTAATGTTTATGAACATGACAGTTTATCAAAGtagataattttgtatttaatagatttatgaattatgattacTATATCAATACTATAACTCAGCCCCCCAAGTGAACATTCTTGGCTACTCCCTTAAGGAATAATACATAAgatactgtatctaagttttactcttttaaaaatatatgacGAGAGAAGCTGTTGGGTATTTGGTACAGTCATTTTCATGATTAATGTTGTCATgaatttgtgaaaatgtttattTCAGGCACATGAGAGTATAGTGGTGTGATTATAATTCTTATActccattatttttattttgttatgtagaCTGATAACAAAAAAATCAGAGCAGCTCCCTCTGAAGTTTCATCCGTCCTTGCTGTGGGGTTGCAGTAGCAAAGATGGTTGGAGAACTTTTTCAACAAAGATGGTGGTCACTAGACATTAATGTTTATGTAAATCTTGCACGATGTTAGTGGTGGTATAATGGATATGTATTATGGAACAATGAAGTGTCTTTGATGGTTTTGTATTAAATCTTTGGAGGGGTATAGTATTATGTTAGGTATCATGAATGGTTGTGTATATAAACTATGGTTATGTGTAAGTGTTAGGACAAAAtaggcttctgcccttttcgggcaaattaattagctttttgtccttcttcccaaactaaatagggaaatgcccctcttttgaaaatcaactttctcaaaattgagttgaaaaaaaaaaaaaattctagaactttatagtgacgtttttaaggacctatagtgacgttttgtaggacctatagtgacgttttgtaatttgatatcaaattgcttataacttgattttatggacatcaagttacaaaacgccactataggtccttaaaaacgtcactataaatccttgaaaacgtcactataggacttaactcaattttgaaaaagtcaattttcaaaagaagggcatttccctatttagtttggaaataagggcaaaaggctaattaatttacccgaaaagggcagaagcccattttgtccgtAAGTGTTAAGGATGGTAATGAAATTTCGTCAttttcatataataaaaaagaagaaggatggtTACGTTTTAAGCATGATAATGTGATATgtggaaatatattaaaaattttcctcTGTTTGGTTCGTGGAGGAAAAGAGTGAAAGAAGGGGCTTCTtgtatttatttcttttgggtTATTATAACCCATCTCATAGTTTCGTTGTGGGCAAAGCAGAAAGTTCAGTATgatttttgaaataatatagtgTATTTAAAACTCATACAAGCACGCAAAGACTGTGCATGTGCTGCTTGTTAGCCATAGATATAAAGCAAAGCCTCatacaaaagtaacaaaacatAACTAAAATTCAAACTCATACCCAAGTTTCTGACCACACCAAAACTATATAGTGCTCTTTAATGGctggaaagaaaaaggaaaaaaggtattgaaagaaatgaataaggagagaaaaaaattatagtattaattaGATAATGAAGGAAAAGTAATaacatttaataattttttttaactgttaaatcttttaaaatttacaatattaaaaatgtgtaattatatatatatatatatatatatatatatatatatagggccTGCTAAGGTTTGTCAATTGTCATGCACTGATGGTTCTTATCGGTATCTCGTTGCCTTTATATACATGTTTCTTCAATACACTCTTACTGGCAAGTCCAACAAAATACAACCCCAAAACATGAATGAGAGGTAGAAGTCCATTTATGGAGAATTGTAGCTGAAGCCTTACCCCTGAGAAGCAGGTTAGGCTAGCTGTGGAATAAACCTTGATaatgatttttgtggtttggAATGAACTGGGGTCTAAAAAGTGTGGGTTTCCAAAGGGTATCAGCCTCAGGGAAGGAATTAATAAACTAGTTGTGGAATCTCGAGAAGAATTATGTAACAGGTTTGTAACCACTAACCACTACTCACCTTATATTATTTGGAAGACAAGAAATGTCATCTTTATgaataatgaaaaagttgtaccTATGGATATCTATTCTAGATGGCTTCTTAAAATGTGCAACGATTGATATATACGTGTGAATAAAGTCTcacatttaataataattagaagagtgagtggttaatattacataattagtcgtaaactaataattttaagCTTTTGTGTTAAATGATGTCCTTACATGTTATACTTTCTTTGCAAGACGTTATCTTCACTATGTCGAAAATTACTACATACTCTAAGACAACTTTAGTAACATTTAAATATAGCCCCCAAAAAAGGAGACATGAGTGGATTCACATAAGATTAACATAAGCCAATcttcaaaataatccttatatgtAGGCTTGTCCACGGGTTGGGTTTGTGCCAAACTTGGAACCAACCCGACAACTTCAAGTGGAAGGCAAGTTGACCTGTTGCCAACCATTAGAAACCTCAGGTTGAGTTAGTCTTGGTTCAGGTCTACGGTGGTCGGTTTCGGGCAAAACTAATAGAGTAGAGCATCTGTAGAGATCTAGCCAGATCTCATCAAGATTTGGCTAGATTTGCGTTTGAGAGAGAGGGGAGGGTCAAAGAATGGCAAGCTTCAGCAGGGAGGGCAGTCGGGTCAATTGGAGTCAATTTTCATGCAAAGACTCACTAATTGACTCATTGGTTTCAGTTTTTGGAAATAAAGATCCGTCATTGATCGTCGTCGGGTCAGCTGGTTTGGGCGGGTGGGTGGGTCGGTTGCTGGGTCAAGATGGACAACCCTACCTATATGCAAGTAAAACACACTCTCACAAAATGGGCCTTTTTGAACCAAATTCTACTATCTTTTGGGCCcattttaacttaattaatgtaatttttagccaactctaGTCCCACTTTCtcctcctcaatccaaacaggtaACTCACTTTACAATGCCCAAAAGATATCAATTCAAGAAGATAAAGTAATAAACTTTAACTCACTAGAGGTCTCTACTCCCCTTTCCTTGGACCTTTTTGAACCAAATTCTACAATTTTTTGGGCCCATTTAACTCAATTAGTGTAATTTTCAGCCAATTCTAATCTCCTTCAATTCAAACAAGTAACTAGCTTTAGGAAGCCCAAAAGATaacaattcaagaaaataaaataataaactttaACTCACTAAAGGTCTCTAGTAATAGTCAAAACCTGCCAAGCCTTGCGAGTTACCTTTCTCCCAATTTAATATACCTTCCTCTTTTATAATCTCTCCCTAAATCtctcttatattatttttttttccccttaaaccTCTTTTATCttcatcaaaatattattatagaatgaatagtaaattttttataaatagtaaaattaatatattcaaAATGGGCCTTTTGAACCAATACTACAATCCTACCATCTTGTAAGCCCATTTATGCTCTACATCCTATTCCAACTTCATCAAGCTATGTAtagttatatatacacatgagcccatttaattttcttacaaTAATAACGCAAAACTCAAAAACCTCTCAGAGACAGTgagagagacaaagaaaaaaatggcgAGAAATTCAATTCTGAGCAGCCACCGCCAAGTTCTGCGTCAAATCATTGGTTCAAATTCTCGATCCTTCCAAACTCTAATTCCATCTCCTCCAACTCCAATTCCAACTCCAAcctcatctctcttctctccgGTTCCTCCTAAACCCTTCCCCTCCGGTTCCTCCATTCTCTCCGGTTCCTCACGCGTTCACTTCTCCGACCTTCCTTTCTTCCAATTTCGACCTCTCTCCTCTCCCTCAGGTACCTCTCAATCCCacatttcctttttaatttactattttattaaaaaaaaaaagattatcatCAATTATTAATCTTAATTAGGAATTTAATATTTGCTtatcaaatttcaattattgtcccacaatttttaaaatttgtaatttggtcgctgaaattttttaaaaggtattaatttgatgaaaatgatatcttttaaaattttcaaggactaataaattaaaattgatggAGTAAAATTGAATTTAGGCCAAATTACAAGGAAAAAAcgttaaaattgataattttatatttcataaaatgaGCGTAGTTGACTTGAGATGAAAATGTTATGATGGATAACTGGAAATGCATAGAAAGATAAGGGTGACGGTGACGCCtgttgatgaaaagatgagggagaGTTGCGTGAGATGTTTAGAGGAGAGCGGTTGATGCACGCACCGGTAAGAAAGAGTAGACGAAAAGGGtatgtcaattaaggaagtaacaGAGAGTATGATTTCAgatagaatagaatgttgtggaAAGGAATTCGTGTGGCCAATCCTAACTAACATTGAGGATCCATAAACAACTCAAAAATTTATGACTAAGGTTtggttattgttattgttgttgttgttgtgactTACTACTGCTGACGTCCAATTcaataaagttctaaagaaaaacaatttttagaTCTGGTGAAGTCATTTCTAAATCCTCAAATTACAAACATCTATCAAATCACTTATGGATTGCTTCATTTTAAATCTGATAAACAAAAATCTaatttagtccaaatttcaacattttaaattttcatatggAAAGAAAATGTAGTGCATGATGCATATACTGGTTATAGGCTGAGCAATATGGACACAGACAAGACACAACATGAGGGTATGGCAAAAATttaattcttgaaaaattagaGCATGACTGGGTGGgaatatgaaaattaattacttaattaatatattgttctgtattttttatttatgtttaggCATattctatgtatatattaacTAGGTTCCTTCTAATGGTTGGAGGCTTGGGATGAGCTGTAGACCCAAACATCTTGGGTTCGATCCTCACTAGGAGTTCTCCTGGATTACCTGATTCACGTTTTGGCAAGTGGGATCGTGTATCCATGGTTTACTCCCCAAGGGTGGGTTCAAAGGGCCTGCCTTGGTGAGGTTTCACAACAtccagaaaaaagaagaagtttattttaagttttcaatataaataagaattaagaactatcaaaatatttagagaaagaattttatagaataaaagaattatatatatttttcctccTATGACATGAAGGATATGCAAGCATGAGTATCTCAGTGTATTTGTGTTTGTCATGGCATGCCAAGGATTTTGGAGTATTTGTGCTTCTTACATTACAGGCCTAAATAATGTTTTGATGTTgttgatatctttcaatcttgATTGATTGATATTTCTGTATTTGGTCGATGTTTGGAATCACTGATTCTACTTGCAAATGGTTGCTTCCACACTCCCCTTCTCTGACTCATTTGGGACTCACCATGTGAGAGAAGAGGCTGTGGAAGCAGCAGCTGATATTGTATTGGATCTAATTACCGTTTGTGTTTGTAACAACTCTTTAACTTGATGAATAATCAAacattgtgttttgttttgtatgcTAAGCCCATGATTTAATTTCAGGTCCATCAAACATTGTCCTCGTTAATTCAGAAAATGACTTCAATAGTTCACTTAGCAAAGCTCAAGGTACATATCTATCcctcttgtaaaaaaaatttctgtaaAAGATATTCATTTGTAGATGTTTTCTTTGTCTGCAAAGTTTCTGTTGTTTACTTTCTAGAGAACTTATCAttgctatgtttttttttgctacaatttaTTGGCGATAGACGACTCGGTGCCAGCAATTTTCTATTTCACTGCAGTTTGGTGTGGGCCTTGTAAGTtcttaattattagtttttttagtgaagaaatttaaaacaaatggtgttttattttccttgagattaaatttcaattaattgttttatattCTTATTATGCAGGCAGGTTCATTGGCCCTATCATCGGTGAGCTGAGTGAGAAATATCCTCATGTGACGACTTATAAGATTGACATTGACCAGGTAGGAAGGGTTCATGGTACTGTGATGTAGTCTTTTCAAATATAGATCAAATTTTCTGGAAATCATACCATGctcatcatacattttcatcaaggcaaaaaattaaaattttttcaatctgggatttattttttatggggaATATGATTTATAAAATGTGATTTCATTTTACTCTTCAACTGatgttttggtaattttagcTTCCAACTTTTGACTTTCAAATATggtttaatagttttttattattattattattattattattttctatgaCTAATctcattgaaaaaaaatcacGAAAGGGGCTCAGTCTCAACCACATACACGGGATGTATAAAAGAGATACATCAAATACCATCAAGAAAAACTATATATGGTATAATAGTTTAATGGTTTGTAGAGGATTTTtggattcttctttctttcttttccccatattttgttttattttattatctttcaaGATAGAAAATCATTTAACCATGTGAGGAATGACTATAGTAAATCAAATTAGAATATGCATCTAGTTGTTCTCATTTAGCTGTCTGTTAGAAGGAACTGGTATCTAAGGAGTAAGGTAGAAAAGGCCAAAATCATAAACTAGTATacccttttttattctttttaccttttcttATACTTAACTGGCAGATTGCATACTAGTACACCATTGTTTGTTACCCAAATGATCAACCAATATACgttgctttttaaaaaaaactgttCTGTTTATAATTTAACTGTTACATAGCTATATGTTCAAACCTAGTGGGGTGTCTtctacatcaaaaaaaaaaaaaaaatatatatatatatatatatattttgtcccCCCTGTGCTTTGGGGGTTCCCATTGATGAAAATAGTTGGTAGATTTGCTTGAGGTAGTTTGGTCATGTacaaaggaaagagagagagagagatcaataCACGAGTGAGAAGGAGTGATTTGATTTAAGTTGAGGGAACGGAATGACGTAGAGAAAGACCTAAAATTACACTAGTAGTAGTGACAAAGAACATGTTAATTAAGGAAGTGTCAAACAGTCAAAGAGCATGTTTTAAAAAGATTAGAACGGTGAGAAAGAATACATGTGAACAACCCTGATTAGTTTATGTGGATCCATAGCCAACCCATAGTTTTGGGATTAATGTTTGTTGttagttttttggtttttttttttttttttgtgtgggggggggggagtcTCAATGGATATATCACTAAGGAATAGAAGTATGGCTATGgccactatttatttatttattttggagatAAAAGATAGGACCTTTATTCTGTAATCatagaatatttattattattggagatataatatttattattttttttggagataaaagatagaacctctattgtgtaatcatagaatatttattaagttaaaagggaaaattCTGTAAGTCTGCTATAGAACTAGCTATGCTCTATGGTTTCAAATGTTGTGCTGTTAAGAAgcaacatattcataaaatgagtgttattaaaagtaaaatgagTGTAACTAAAATGAGAACATTAAGATGGATAAATGGAAATACATGAAAAGAAAGGATCCGAATAAAGGAAATCTGCTTAAAGATAGGGTAGCCTCtgttgatgaaaagatgagggagaGTCTCCTAagatggtttggtcatgttTAAAAGAGTTATTAATGCACCggtaagaaagagtgagttgatcCAAGTTGAGGGAATGAAAAAAGGTAAAGGAAGATCCATTATAACATTAATAGAAGCAATGAAAAATGAATTGTCAATTAATGAATTAATAGAGAGCATGACTTAATAGAGGAAAAGAATATATGTGGCTAACCCTAACTAATTTGTTTAGGATCCATAGCCGAgtccaaaattttttggatTAGGTTATCTAcataaaataacaaagaaacaTAAAGCAGCATC encodes:
- the LOC126707443 gene encoding thioredoxin O2, mitochondrial-like isoform X3; its protein translation is MARNSILSSHRQVLRQIIGSNSRSFQTLIPSPPTPIPTPTSSLFSPVPPKPFPSGSSILSGSSRVHFSDLPFFQFRPLSSPSGPSNIVLVNSENDFNSSLSKAQDDSVPAIFYFTAVWCGPCRFIGPIIGELSEKYPHVTTYKIDIDQEGLQSILSKLNITSVPTLHFYQNGKKAAEVIGADVARLTNTMEKLYK
- the LOC126707443 gene encoding thioredoxin O2, mitochondrial-like isoform X1, which produces MARNSILSSHRQVLRQIIGSNSRSFQTLIPSPPTPIPTPTSSLFSPVPPKPFPSGSSILSGSSRVHFSDLPFFQFRPLSSPSGPSNIVLVNSENDFNSSLSKAQDDSVPAIFYFTAVWCGPCRFIGPIIGELSEKYPHVTTYKIDIDQEGLQSILSKLNITSVPTLHFYQNGKKAAEVIGADVARLTNTMEKLYKFSLSSTS
- the LOC126707443 gene encoding thioredoxin O2, mitochondrial-like isoform X2 yields the protein MARNSILSSHRQVLRQIIGSNSRSFQTLIPSPPTPIPTPTSSLFSPVPPKPFPSGSSILSGSSRVHFSDLPFFQFRPLSSPSGPSNIVLVNSENDFNSSLSKAQDDSVPAIFYFTAVWCGPCRFIGPIIGELSEKYPHVTTYKIDIDQEGLQSILSKLNITSVPTLHFYQNGKKAAEVIGADVARLTNTMEKLYKTD